TTTGTTTCTGTCGTTTCAACTACCTTTATCACAAGCTGCCGCATGAATATTAACTGTCCTTCCTCTGGAAACTGTAAATGAAATTATTTTTAACCTTACCCATTTTTCCCAGCCATCATGTATAGCAGCAAATCACATTCACACGAATGCAACCGTTGTAAGTGGCAGGGAATGTAGTGGGAACTGGATTCTTTTAACTACATTGTCCATCTTCTCAATTGTTTGCAAGACTGACCAGAGTCAAAGATTCATGATTTCTTTTAAATGATTGAGGTGTCTAGAATGTGTTGTGCCAGGTTTGGTTTTTTTTCTTTGAATAATCTGGTTTCATAAGAGGTGGGGCGGGCGGGGGTGGGATTCATTTTGGAAAGGTTCAGGATTAACTTACTTTTCTAATACAAGAAGGTGAAATTAATAAACATTCAGAAGAACTTGATAGATGAAAGGGAGTAAGTGGTGTAACTTAGGAGTCATTGTTGAATCCATATTTGTTTTTGATATATGTATAAATGACACAGAGCATAATCTTGAAACTtcctgatgacacaaaggtcgggggCTCAGCAAACAGCAAGGAACATTGCAGTgatgcagtggtgagcaccgcagcctcacagttacagtgggttcgattctgggtactgcctgtgcggagcttgcaagttctccctgtgaccgtgtgggtttccgccaggtgttctggtttcctcccacaaccaaagacttgcaggtttataggtaaattggccattgtaaattgccgtagtggtggtaggagaatggtagggatgtggtagggaatatgggattaatgtaagattagtataaatgggtggttgttggtcgacacagactcggtgggccgaagatcctgtttcagtgctgtatctctcgaagacccttcaggatcttatatttttcaatctagtcgcctcttattcttctaaactccagctgatacaaacCTGGTCAAATTtaagttaattgcctgtttaaaaGGCCTAATTACCTTCCCGCCACATGTATACGTGAGGTCCTCCCGCCGTGCTGGACACCTTGCGGAATATCCAGTATCGATGTGAAGTCATCATACTCCCATCCTGATATTCCgatccctcccacctcccagcccacctccaatgggccggaaaaattcagcccaatatcttgcTCCCCGACCCACACCTCAAGATGAAGTCTTAATGGGAGCTCAATCACTGTAAACAAATGAGACTGAATGTAATGATAGCTGGTGCATGAAGTTCAGCCCAGTCACACCTCCAGTATTGTATCCATTCACCATGAACTCCATGGGTAATAACACAATTAACATTTATTACCTAATAATTTACATCTAattcaaaaaaatatatatttacaaaAGGAAACgtgaaagatgattgatgaggctgTTGAGCTGAGTGGATCATCAACGTGAGATCCTTAAACAGCAGAGTTTCTCTATCCATGTTCTCCTGCGGGAAGTTTTCTGTGTAAGGACAGCTGATAAGAAAGCCGCATTTCCTCGGAGACGTGGCCCCATCTCCTGGAAGGACATGCAGCATTTTATATATGAGTCAATCCTCCTGGGAAAATCTTTGATCAACTGTGAGGAAAAGATGTTTAAAAATCCCTCATACTTCAGGCTGCCTTCCCAGGAAAACTCCTGAATTATTGCAGAAACCTTCTGCGAGTCCATGAAAGGGGCGATTGAGCACAATGTGGAGAAACAGGCCCTGCAGACATCCTCACTCTCTTCATCGAGGTGCAGTAACAAACTGACCAGGTTGAGGTGGATCTCTTCCTTAAAGGAAGCCCTCAAAGGTTCATATCCACATTTGGCCAAAGACCCAAAGACGGTAAATGCAGCAGCACGAACCTGGGCAGATTTCCCTTCAAAGAAACGGCGGATTCCTTTTGCAATGGCAGTACAGAATGGTCCGACAACGTTGACACCGAGCTGGTCCAAGAGCTTAGAGAGGGTTGATGTCACTTCAATCATGAACACCTCCTCGTGGTATTCCTCACTCTGCAGTATGGTAGTCATTGTTGTCAACAGGTCTGCAGAGTGTCTCTCCATCACACCAATTGGAATATTGCCCAGTCCTCTAGCACACAGCACCCTGATAGCCAGACTAGAATGAAATAGGCACCTGATCaaatgattcaccaggatgttagtaAGATCCACGTTGGAGATGAATGAACATTTTGAAAGTTCGGTGAAGAAGGCAGCCACAGTGACTCCCTGACCCTCCTGTGTAGTTGACAGGAAAGGTGCAAGATCCATCACAATCTCCAACAACTGGTGCTGACTGAATAAGCCCATGGCTTCAGCGAGCAGAGCAATCCCCTTGTTGTAGGTGTTCGGCTCCTGCATGAGATCCCAGCCTCCCTTCTCCTGGATGAAATTTACAATCGGTTCATTCTGCGCTCGATTCAACATGGTCTTCAGGGTCTCCACAGAGGACAGGTATTGGTCTTGGCTTTCGCACGATGGTGTCTGCAGTTGGTTTTCTGTCTGCCTTAATTCACAGATACAGGGACTCAGATGAACTAAGAGAGCAGAGAACAAGCCAGAATATAAGGTGTTTACAGCCTCTGCAGACTCCGGCTGGGAGACGATCTCATACACAGCAGTTAGAACAGCCAGGGGATCAGGGCTGTCATCCTCTGCCACTGAATGGCTCCTTTCCTTCAATGGCACGGATGTGTTCATCTCTTGGATGAGTTGTTTTAAGGTGGGAATAGTCAGCTGAGTTTTCTTTGCTATTAATCTCCAGATGGACTTGGTGCCCTCGTCCACAGGTCCAGGGAACCGGAGGAGACAACGCACAACGGCTGGCAGCTGCTGGGACGTGAGGAGGGTGAAGGTGTCGACAACTATGAATCTCACTTGCTCTTGGGTGATTGTCTGCATTTGCTGGTGCAGCGCCTCGAGGGTCTCTGAGAGATGATCTTGCAGCTCAGGGCCACGTCTCTCGACAATGCTTCTCATGATAACAGCAGCTATGTTGGAACAGATGGGGTGATGGTCAACAAGGCCTTGGAAAAGTGTAAGGAGCAGGTTTCCCAGCTGGTCCTGGGGCAAGTGTTTGGAAATGAGCTGTGCCAGCTCGCTGCATCCTTGAAAGAGGACGGAGCTGTCCGTGCTCGCCAATCGTTGGCCGATAGTTTTCAGAATTTCCCCCTGCTCATTTTGCTCTTCTCCACTCAAACCTTGGTAACAGGCCTGGAACTTCAGTAGAATGTGTAAACTGTCCAGGGCCCCCTGCCGCACGGCAAGAACGGGATCAGCACATCGTGGCAGCAGACGACCAACTACAGACCCCAAGACAATCGGTGCTATTATATTTCCAGTGTTGAGTGCCTGCAAATAACATTTCAGCAGCTCCAAGGTCGTGTCTACTGTTGTCTCCCTTTCACAATCCCTTGGTGATATTTTCCATTTCTTTACAAGATTGTCCACAGTCTGGTGACTCTCAGCATTGAGCTCCTGCCAGTAGAAAGCCAGCAGTTTCAAGGTGGTGTCTACTGCTCTCTCCCTTTCACAATCCATTGGTGATGTTACCCAGTGATCTACAAGCTTGTACACGGACTGGAAACCCTGAGGGGACAGGTTCTGAAGTAAAACCTGTTTCAGGAGTCTGTGTAGAGCAGCCATACTTTCACTGTGAAGTGTCTCTCCCCCTTCTGGATTCACAGGTGTACCATCCTGGTCCTGGCTGGAGACCACAGGAACCAAAGTGAAAATACTCCTCAAGCAAATGTCGAGTAACTGACAGTTGTCAGCTTCAGTTAATCTTGGGTTGACTTGGAGTAGATGCAGGCAAGCATTCATTGCTGTGAGTTGAATAGGGATTTGTAGCAATCCTGTTGGCTCTGCCCCAATCAGTTGTTGCATGTATTTCAGTAACTCCCTTTTCCTGCTGAAATTCAGGGGCACTGTCTGGCTACTGGACTGCATTGCTCTGGCCATCAGAGTCACTGATTTTATCAGGCTCAGTGTCAGTGTCAAGTCCTGGGATTCTTCTTTTAGCCGCTGTCCAAGTTGGCAGAGTTGGTCTCTTAGAAATGGAAAAATGTGGTCCTCGATTCGGGGTAAAACAAGGTCTGGTGGGGCATTGAGTGCCAGATACCCAAAGCAGAGAACCATTGTGCTTTGAGCATTGTCCACCCGAAGATCAGACTCTTCGTTTTGAATATGAAGGAAACTTCTGGTCTTCTGCAACAGGTTTAAATGACTGTAATCCACTAGGCTGCTGAAAGTGGCTTCAAAGTGAGTGATAGAACAGAAACCAATTCCAAcagccacaccctctctctcaaatGTTTCCCCGTGCTGAGCACTCTGCAGCATTTGTTGTATCTCCTTCTTCATGTCTGTGCTCTTTGTGTGCTGCAGCACCATCCCAAGACATTTGAATAGAAAGCCCTTCTGTTGTGGATAACTATGGGAGATTGTGATCTGTTGGTTTATGTCATCTCTCAACTGGCAGGTCCATCGCTCGTCATCAATTGCTTCCAGAGATTCAGACAAGAAGAGGATCAATTTCTCCTCCCATTCTTGCTGGGGCAAGCTTTTCTCTGAACTCTGCATCAAATCCTGAACGAGCAATGGAATCTTCTCTTCCCataccttcactgttgctgggtggatATTGCAACTCATGACCTGAAGTAACCTCAGTACGGCAGAACCACGGCCTTCTCCCTCATGGGGAAAACAAGCTATAAGTAGAAGCCGAGTCAGCAGTGCCTGAGGTCTGGGCAGATTTCCTTTCTctttataaatcaagaaataattctCATCTCCAGATTGCAGCTTCTTCTTTGCTAGTTGTATTAAGCAGTGAGAGAGAATTTTTAGCCCTTTGCTGTATTGAGTCAAGGTCATGAATTGT
The genomic region above belongs to Heterodontus francisci isolate sHetFra1 chromosome 10, sHetFra1.hap1, whole genome shotgun sequence and contains:
- the LOC137374146 gene encoding maestro heat-like repeat-containing protein family member 1; the encoded protein is MKCRSDYVLRFQECDLNPQLSEPQLIAVGILLQICHCCFTNCPLNRTRQIILYKIRAKSSREKRVTSGLRLQSEEYTVITKMFPTASSKISSFLMVLLKRLIDDDDLIRHEISQTIYRLGQQWPEYILLTCRYYLRQRVSLPDDQMTIILNTMEMIVKDNLSLITPSVAESLITSASMRMTTLIEAHQQSREAACNLMVTIGLRYLDEVLALTLEDMKKGYPSHVYMVKALIRLSTVHVHGMVPFMKSILEIMIPVMMEVTSDYNKSVSAAALGAFSKNILLYEDNVETQPQPTVTIESFANEMNTAFDLLFNKWLEKEESPINIVIVEALGYTTALMPKDSLEIELPRLIPGILALYRIQSEHLAITRSLSHIIVTAISIRSQSLRTQMEALLSNLHEELCVPVDCDKWLVAENHNQILGCFTVLAQDHVNSLMEFLLPQLETNNPQNRQGTLTVLKHLIRVVPSQLESRKVQIVAGLKSALRDNNNNSNNIKKLIVETIGAMAYEGFLDLEGGRTMVQFIIEQHVLSTDSRNRIPLDNDVGLVTHEDLSAQCETMLFTLTALESMEDILWPFLLQFMTLTQYSKGLKILSHCLIQLAKKKLQSGDENYFLIYKEKGNLPRPQALLTRLLLIACFPHEGEGRGSAVLRLLQVMSCNIHPATVKVWEEKIPLLVQDLMQSSEKSLPQQEWEEKLILFLSESLEAIDDERWTCQLRDDINQQITISHSYPQQKGFLFKCLGMVLQHTKSTDMKKEIQQMLQSAQHGETFEREGVAVGIGFCSITHFEATFSSLVDYSHLNLLQKTRSFLHIQNEESDLRVDNAQSTMVLCFGYLALNAPPDLVLPRIEDHIFPFLRDQLCQLGQRLKEESQDLTLTLSLIKSVTLMARAMQSSSQTVPLNFSRKRELLKYMQQLIGAEPTGLLQIPIQLTAMNACLHLLQVNPRLTEADNCQLLDICLRSIFTLVPVVSSQDQDGTPVNPEGGETLHSESMAALHRLLKQVLLQNLSPQGFQSVYKLVDHWVTSPMDCERERAVDTTLKLLAFYWQELNAESHQTVDNLVKKWKISPRDCERETTVDTTLELLKCYLQALNTGNIIAPIVLGSVVGRLLPRCADPVLAVRQGALDSLHILLKFQACYQGLSGEEQNEQGEILKTIGQRLASTDSSVLFQGCSELAQLISKHLPQDQLGNLLLTLFQGLVDHHPICSNIAAVIMRSIVERRGPELQDHLSETLEALHQQMQTITQEQVRFIVVDTFTLLTSQQLPAVVRCLLRFPGPVDEGTKSIWRLIAKKTQLTIPTLKQLIQEMNTSVPLKERSHSVAEDDSPDPLAVLTAVYEIVSQPESAEAVNTLYSGLFSALLVHLSPCICELRQTENQLQTPSCESQDQYLSSVETLKTMLNRAQNEPIVNFIQEKGGWDLMQEPNTYNKGIALLAEAMGLFSQHQLLEIVMDLAPFLSTTQEGQGVTVAAFFTELSKCSFISNVDLTNILVNHLIRCLFHSSLAIRVLCARGLGNIPIGVMERHSADLLTTMTTILQSEEYHEEVFMIEVTSTLSKLLDQLGVNVVGPFCTAIAKGIRRFFEGKSAQVRAAAFTVFGSLAKCGYEPLRASFKEEIHLNLVSLLLHLDEESEDVCRACFSTLCSIAPFMDSQKVSAIIQEFSWEGSLKYEGFLNIFSSQLIKDFPRRIDSYIKCCMSFQEMGPRLRGNAAFLSAVLTQKTSRRRTWIEKLCCLRISR